From the Salarias fasciatus chromosome 16, fSalaFa1.1, whole genome shotgun sequence genome, one window contains:
- the ndp gene encoding norrin yields the protein MKAFIPGGPPSGLLLVLVCCPLLGLVQSAGGNKAGDNAHPHLGDADPERCMRHHFVETITHPIYKCNSKMVLLARCEGHCSHTTRSDPLISFSSVLKQPFKSTCSCCRPHTSKLKAVRLRCAGGTRITATYRYILACNCEECS from the exons ATGAAGGCCTTCATCCCCGGAGGACCGCCGTCCGGCCTGCTGCTCGTCCTcgtctgctgccccctgctgggcctGGTCCAGTCCGCCGGCGGCAACAAGGCCGGCGACAACGCACACCCGCACCTGGGCGACGCCGACCCCGAGCGCTGCATGAGGCACCACTTCGTGGAGACCATCACACACCCCATCTATAAATGCAACTCCAAG atggTGCTGCTGGCGCGCTGCGAGGGCCACTGCAGCCACACCACCCGCTCCGACCCCCTCATCTCCTTCAGCTCCGTCCTCAAGCAGCCCTTCAAGAGCACCTGCTCCTGCTGCCGGCCGCACACCTCCAAGCTGAAGGCGGTGCGGCTGCGCTGCGCCGGCGGGACCCGCATCACCGCCACGTACCGATACATCCTGGCCTGCAACTGCGAGGAGTGCAGCTGA